The genomic stretch ATGCTCTGCGTCAGCTTGTCGCTGGGCGTCCAGGGCGTGGCCGTGCCGGGCTGGTTCACGTCAGCCCGGATTGAGGCGAGTTGGGAGGTCGATTCGGCGAGGTCTGGGATGCTGGAGGCATCAGCCTTCTCCAGCTCGTCGCATAGGTGTGCGAGGGTGTCGACCGAGGTCATCGGGGGCCACAGACTGCTGATCAGAATGTTCTTGCTCAACAGGTCGAAGATTAGGCCGGTGAGCTGTTCTGGGCGCGCCGTAGGGAACTGGCGGGCCAACTGATGCACAAGCCTGTCATAAGGAATGGGGGCGCGGGCCACCTCCAGCACGGTAGCCACGGGCCGGGTCAGGCGGACTGACAGCTCGATCGGGGCGTAGCCGGAGGTGTGCGCGTCGGTCGGCATGCCCTCCACCACATGCCTGTTGCCACGGGAGCGGCCGGTGTTGTTGGCCATGACCGTCAGCCGGGCCAGCAGAGCCGGGTGGCTCTCCAGGCGGGTTATGACGTCCGTCAGCCAGTCGGAATCAGGCCGCAGAACAGTCCGGTACCCCTCACCCCACAGAATGTGGGCGGCTTGAGCGGGCTCAGCAGGGGCGACACCGGCGAATACCCCGAACGGGGTGGGCCGGTGGTTCCACCGCAGGAGGTACGCGGCAACAGACCGGACGGCCCGCCTGATGCGGCGGCCGTCGGTGACGGTGCCGTTCAGGATCTCGGTGACGCGCTGACACAGGGCGGGGCTGGCTGCGGACAGCGCTGTCGGCATCGGGGCGTGCCATACCTCCTCCAGCCACTGCCGACCGCGGATCGCGGTGTCCTCGCCGTGCAGGTCAATGTCCGGTACGGGGATCGGCCGGGAAGCGGTGGAGGCGCGCAGCAGCATGCCGGGCTGCCACTGATACGTGAGGGGTAATCCGTGGGCCACCGGTGTCCCTTCCTGTTGTGGGGTGCTCGGACGGGTGGTGCCGGGGCGGCAGCGGTGATCGGCTGCCGCCCCGGCGGACGCCGCGTGTCAGGCGGCGTCCTCGATGGAGGACTGGCAGGCGCTGGCCCCGTTCTCGCAGGTGTTGCCGCAGCCGTCGCTGGTGGGGCACATGAAGACGGTGAGGGGGCTCTCGGAGATGACGACCTTGATGTCCAGCTCGAAGTCGTCGTCGGCGAGGCCGTCGACCGGCAGGGCGGCCGAGGCGGTGGGGTGGTTGAGTACGGCAGCGGTCATGGCGATCACTCTCTTTGTCCGATGGGATGGTGCAGGACGGCCTGGCCAGGCGCCGCGGTTCAGACGGCCGGCCAGGAGATTGAAATCCGGCTGTGCTTCTTGTCGATGATCCGGTCGCCGGTGATGCGGTCATCGGGCGTGCCCGCCGGGTAGACGGCGATGCGCGGGCCGTCAGCGCCGCGGACCTTGTCGCCCCAGGTGCGGAAGATGTCGGCGATTCGCTCAGCGAACGCGGCCGCGTCGGGCCCGAAGGCGTGGACGCCGTACTCTGCGGTCTTCTTCTCGGTGTCGCGGCGCACGACGGTGTAGGCGAAGTGCGGCCCATCGATGGCGACCATGGACCAGCTGCTGCCCGTGGGGCCGATCTTGCCGGTGGACGACTCGGCGTTGGTGGACATGAAGCAGAACGTCGGGACCTGCGAGGACAGGTACATCTGGAGGGTGCCGATGGGCTCCTGGCTGGCGACAGTCACCCCGGTCCACGTCTCGGCGCGGGCGCGGTTCAGGACGCCGTCCAGCAGAGAAGGGTTGGCAGGCAAGCCCTCGTCGAAGCGCAGCGTGACGTCCTTCTCCCCGGGGAGCTGCATGACCTGCTGGGCGTGGGAGCCGGCGCCTTGCACCGCCACGAAACCGCACACGTGGGCGCTGGTAGCGACGAGGTGGTCAGCCTGCCGGATGAACCCGTACGTGCGGGTCAGGCCGTTGATGCGCAGCGGCACGACGAGCCGGCCGTCGTCCTTGAGCTGGTCGATCCAGGCGGGTG from Streptomyces davaonensis JCM 4913 encodes the following:
- the fxlM gene encoding methyltransferase, FxLD system — protein: MTHVTVDPDEATQLRNKAVDQLKKDGTIVSPAVEAAMRKVPRHLAVPEAPLSDAYSTYNAVITQEDKHGNHTSSVSAPQIQAMQLEQAGIRPGNNVLEIGTNGPNAAYLAELVGPTGQVTTVDIDPAPADRARRFLSEAGYTNVNVVVADAENGLPQHAPYDAIVVTVGAWDIPPAWIDQLKDDGRLVVPLRINGLTRTYGFIRQADHLVATSAHVCGFVAVQGAGSHAQQVMQLPGEKDVTLRFDEGLPANPSLLDGVLNRARAETWTGVTVASQEPIGTLQMYLSSQVPTFCFMSTNAESSTGKIGPTGSSWSMVAIDGPHFAYTVVRRDTEKKTAEYGVHAFGPDAAAFAERIADIFRTWGDKVRGADGPRIAVYPAGTPDDRITGDRIIDKKHSRISISWPAV
- a CDS encoding FxLD family lanthipeptide, producing MTAAVLNHPTASAALPVDGLADDDFELDIKVVISESPLTVFMCPTSDGCGNTCENGASACQSSIEDAA